The following coding sequences are from one Geothrix sp. window:
- a CDS encoding RDD family protein, which produces MDPNQTHDTYEVEAATRLSRLGAALVDGLVLAPPVIALAILVPMALMGGRVASMLVILALSLLFLLVLLITQIVLLVKHGQTVGKRALGIRMITSDGEIPSIWRVFFLRWLPFAVVATVVQLVLKVQGIGSIIHLMDVVFIFQPTRRCLHDLFADTHVIKA; this is translated from the coding sequence CCAATCAGACCCACGACACCTACGAAGTGGAGGCCGCCACCCGCCTCAGCCGGCTCGGCGCGGCGCTGGTGGATGGCCTGGTGCTCGCCCCTCCGGTCATCGCACTGGCGATCCTGGTGCCCATGGCCCTGATGGGAGGGCGCGTCGCGTCCATGCTGGTCATCCTTGCGCTGTCCCTGCTGTTCCTGCTGGTCCTTCTGATCACCCAGATCGTGCTGCTGGTGAAGCACGGCCAGACCGTCGGCAAGCGGGCCCTGGGCATCCGCATGATCACCAGCGACGGTGAGATCCCCAGCATCTGGCGCGTCTTCTTCCTCCGCTGGCTGCCCTTCGCCGTCGTGGCCACCGTGGTGCAGCTGGTCCTCAAGGTCCAGGGCATCGGCAGCATCATCCACCTGATGGACGTGGTCTTCATCTTCCAGCCCACGCGCCGCTGCCTGCACGACCTCTTCGCCGACACCCACGTGATCAAGGCCTGA